A single region of the Shinella sp. PSBB067 genome encodes:
- a CDS encoding iron ABC transporter permease has product MTERCADPLRALGLAILFCVCIVAAALAIGAGASRLSLVTVCEAIFAFDGSRDHLVVTMLRLPRVLAGAMAGAALAVAGTVMQAATGNPLASPGLLGINAGGAFAVVAAMTLQMTGSMNDGNGLIWYAFGGAAIAGFAVHALGSLGSGGPTSLKLVLAGAVIGTFLTSLTSAILIFDQATLDAVRLWTVGSLSGRTMGQVIAVAPYIATGLAAALVLRRQFTTLSLGSDISGALGQSPLLWRTTAVVIVVLLAGSAVALAGPVGFVGLVMPHIARLMVGADYRWIVPYSAIGGALLLVTADMIGRGLFANQDFPVGVTMALIGAPFFLWLARYRLRSA; this is encoded by the coding sequence GTGACAGAAAGGTGCGCGGACCCACTGCGGGCGCTCGGGCTCGCGATCCTGTTTTGCGTCTGTATCGTGGCCGCAGCGCTGGCGATCGGTGCGGGCGCGTCGCGGCTTTCACTCGTGACCGTTTGCGAGGCAATCTTCGCCTTCGATGGATCGCGTGATCACCTCGTCGTCACCATGCTCAGGCTTCCGCGTGTGCTGGCCGGCGCCATGGCGGGCGCGGCGCTTGCCGTTGCCGGGACGGTGATGCAGGCCGCGACCGGCAATCCCCTGGCCTCGCCCGGCCTGCTCGGCATCAACGCCGGCGGCGCCTTCGCCGTGGTCGCCGCCATGACCCTTCAGATGACCGGCTCGATGAACGACGGCAACGGCCTTATCTGGTACGCCTTCGGTGGTGCGGCGATTGCCGGGTTCGCCGTCCATGCGCTCGGATCGCTCGGGTCGGGCGGACCGACATCATTGAAACTCGTCCTGGCAGGAGCGGTGATCGGCACCTTCCTCACCTCGCTGACCTCGGCCATTCTGATCTTCGACCAGGCGACGCTCGACGCCGTAAGGCTGTGGACCGTCGGGTCGCTGTCTGGGAGGACCATGGGTCAGGTCATCGCTGTCGCCCCCTACATCGCGACGGGTCTCGCGGCCGCTCTTGTGCTGCGCCGGCAGTTCACGACACTCAGCCTTGGCTCCGACATCTCCGGCGCGCTGGGGCAGAGCCCGCTGTTGTGGCGCACGACGGCGGTGGTCATCGTGGTGCTGCTCGCCGGGAGCGCCGTGGCGCTTGCCGGCCCCGTCGGCTTCGTCGGCCTCGTCATGCCCCACATCGCGCGCCTCATGGTCGGGGCCGATTATCGCTGGATCGTGCCTTACAGCGCCATCGGTGGTGCATTGCTGCTTGTCACCGCAGATATGATCGGACGCGGCCTGTTCGCCAATCAAGACTTTCCGGTCGGCGTCACAATGGCGCTGATCGGCGCGCCGTTCTTCCTGTGGCTCGCCCGTTACCGGCTGCGCAGTGCATGA
- a CDS encoding iron ABC transporter permease encodes MTFRRHVILAAALLGVPALLLASLAFGDQTLSRADLGSLVNGSATEQIRMIVLDLRLPRALMALTAGMALGIAGAIAQAVMRNPLAEPGILGINAGAALAGGLVIVGLKGEGAALLPLAGFAGATLMAAAVFALSWRNGTSSLRIVLIGIALGALAGAGSSFLIAFADVADVQRLMIWLAGSVYVASWETLRVLAAWLVAPVALACLCARRLDLLRFGDQIAASLGQRVNLGRAFLILLCTAISGATVAACGLIGFIGLIAPHVARKMVGAGHARLIPASALVGGLLLMAADLVGRIVIAPAQLPAGIVTALIGAPFLGYLLWGRRHVGQ; translated from the coding sequence ATGACGTTCCGCCGGCACGTGATCCTGGCTGCCGCCCTCCTGGGCGTTCCGGCACTTCTGCTCGCCAGCCTGGCCTTCGGCGACCAGACGCTTTCGCGCGCCGATCTGGGAAGCCTTGTCAATGGCAGTGCGACGGAACAGATCCGCATGATCGTGCTGGATCTGCGCCTGCCGCGCGCGCTGATGGCGCTCACTGCCGGCATGGCGCTGGGCATTGCGGGAGCGATCGCCCAGGCGGTGATGCGCAATCCTCTCGCCGAGCCCGGCATTCTCGGCATCAACGCAGGCGCGGCATTGGCGGGCGGACTGGTCATCGTCGGTTTGAAAGGGGAGGGGGCAGCGCTGTTACCCCTGGCCGGCTTTGCCGGGGCAACATTGATGGCTGCCGCCGTCTTTGCCCTCTCCTGGCGGAACGGTACCTCGTCGCTGCGCATCGTCCTGATCGGCATCGCGCTCGGGGCGCTTGCCGGCGCCGGCAGCAGTTTTCTCATCGCCTTTGCCGATGTGGCGGATGTGCAGCGATTGATGATCTGGCTGGCCGGCAGCGTCTACGTCGCCAGTTGGGAAACATTGCGCGTTCTGGCCGCATGGCTTGTGGCGCCCGTGGCACTGGCCTGTCTGTGCGCCCGCCGGCTCGATCTCCTGCGCTTCGGCGACCAGATCGCCGCAAGCCTCGGGCAGCGTGTCAATCTTGGCCGCGCCTTTCTGATCCTGCTGTGCACGGCCATATCGGGTGCGACGGTTGCCGCTTGCGGCCTGATCGGCTTCATCGGCCTGATCGCGCCGCATGTCGCCCGGAAGATGGTGGGTGCCGGCCATGCGCGCCTGATCCCGGCATCCGCGCTGGTGGGTGGGCTCCTTCTCATGGCGGCCGACCTTGTCGGACGGATCGTCATTGCCCCGGCCCAGTTGCCGGCCGGCATCGTTACGGCGCTGATCGGCGCTCCTTTCCTTGGCTATCTTCTCTGGGGACGACGCCATGTTGGTCAATGA
- a CDS encoding ABC transporter ATP-binding protein, translated as MLVNENEAGSGLRLDTLSLGYGSRMIVEGLDLKVPPRAFTVLLGRNGSGKSTVLRACAGLLKPRAGSVLLDGKPLARFTARESARRITILPQGPVAPEGLTVSDLVRQGRYPHRGLFSRWSRADEEACQEALALTGMADLREQPLEDLSGGQRQRAWIAMSLAQQTDILLLDEPTTFLDLAHQAEIMSLITTLVKSRRKTIVAVLHDVNQAARHADHIVMFKAGKLVQQGPPHATITREHVRLVFDIDPEIVHDAKTNAKFILS; from the coding sequence ATGTTGGTCAATGAGAACGAAGCAGGATCCGGCCTGCGCCTCGACACGCTGTCTCTCGGCTACGGAAGTAGGATGATCGTCGAGGGGCTGGACCTCAAAGTCCCGCCGCGGGCGTTTACCGTTCTGCTCGGCCGCAATGGCTCGGGCAAGTCGACGGTGCTGAGAGCCTGTGCCGGCCTGCTCAAGCCCAGGGCAGGCTCCGTGCTGCTCGACGGCAAGCCGCTGGCACGGTTCACGGCGCGCGAAAGCGCCAGACGCATCACCATCCTTCCGCAAGGCCCCGTCGCGCCCGAGGGGCTTACGGTATCGGATCTGGTGCGCCAGGGCCGATATCCGCATCGCGGCCTGTTTTCGCGCTGGTCCCGGGCGGACGAGGAGGCGTGCCAGGAGGCGCTCGCCCTGACCGGGATGGCCGACCTTCGCGAGCAACCGCTCGAAGACCTGTCCGGCGGCCAGAGACAGCGCGCCTGGATCGCCATGTCGCTCGCGCAGCAGACGGATATCCTTCTTCTCGACGAGCCGACCACTTTCCTGGATCTTGCGCATCAGGCCGAAATCATGAGCCTCATAACCACACTGGTGAAATCCCGCCGCAAGACCATCGTCGCGGTGCTTCATGACGTCAATCAGGCTGCTCGGCACGCCGATCATATCGTGATGTTCAAGGCGGGAAAACTTGTGCAGCAGGGGCCGCCGCACGCCACCATCACCAGAGAGCATGTTCGGCTGGTCTTCGATATCGACCCCGAAATCGTTCACGACGCGAAGACGAATGCCAAATTCATCCTGAGTTGA